In one window of Frankiaceae bacterium DNA:
- the nuoH gene encoding NADH-quinone oxidoreductase subunit NuoH: MNDVITLAADGGILHSFGFLLAVKITAILLVFLTVPLAVGMLEHKGMAHMQARLGPMYAGGFHGWAQLVADGIKFVQKEDVVPTNADRGVFKLAPAVSLLPAMFVLVVIPVGPDIVAEPLDIGLFYALAISSITVIGMLMAAWSSANKFSLLGGIRGAAQLIAYELPLILSAVSVVILAGTLSLTGIAHAWRWWWLLALAPGIFIFFTASLAELNRPPFDMPVADSEIIFGHMTEYTGLRFALFLLTEYAGIVVAAGLMTVMFFGGWRGPGPEALGPVWTLAKVFAVAFVVVWLRATYPRLREDQLQKFCWKALIPLALVQLLAVAALKVYVMHGAL; the protein is encoded by the coding sequence GTGAACGACGTCATCACCCTCGCCGCCGACGGCGGCATCCTCCACTCGTTCGGCTTCCTGCTCGCGGTGAAGATCACGGCGATCCTGCTCGTCTTCCTCACCGTCCCGCTCGCGGTCGGCATGCTCGAGCACAAGGGCATGGCGCACATGCAGGCGCGGCTCGGCCCGATGTACGCCGGCGGCTTCCACGGCTGGGCGCAGCTCGTCGCGGACGGCATCAAGTTCGTGCAGAAGGAGGACGTCGTCCCGACCAACGCGGACCGCGGCGTCTTCAAGCTCGCGCCCGCGGTGTCGTTGCTCCCGGCGATGTTCGTCCTCGTCGTCATCCCCGTCGGTCCCGACATCGTCGCGGAGCCGTTGGACATCGGGCTCTTCTACGCCCTCGCCATCTCGTCGATCACCGTCATCGGCATGCTCATGGCGGCGTGGTCGAGCGCGAACAAGTTCTCGCTCCTCGGCGGCATCCGCGGCGCGGCGCAGCTCATCGCGTACGAGCTCCCGCTCATCCTCAGCGCCGTCTCCGTCGTCATCCTCGCGGGGACGTTGTCGCTCACCGGCATCGCGCACGCGTGGCGCTGGTGGTGGCTGCTCGCGCTCGCGCCCGGCATCTTCATCTTCTTCACGGCGTCGCTCGCCGAGCTGAATCGACCGCCCTTCGACATGCCGGTCGCGGACTCCGAGATCATCTTCGGCCACATGACGGAGTACACGGGCCTGCGCTTCGCGCTGTTCCTCCTCACGGAGTACGCCGGCATCGTCGTCGCCGCGGGCCTCATGACGGTCATGTTCTTCGGCGGCTGGCGCGGTCCGGGCCCCGAGGCGCTCGGGCCTGTCTGGACGCTGGCGAAGGTGTTCGCGGTGGCGTTCGTCGTCGTCTGGCTGCGCGCGACGTACCCCCGCCTGCGCGAGGACCAGCTCCAGAAGTTCTGCTGGAAGGCGCTGATCCCCCTCGCGCTGGTGCAGCTCCTTGCCGTCGCCGCGCTCAAGGTCTACGTCATGCACGGAGCGCTCTGA
- a CDS encoding NADH-quinone oxidoreductase subunit I produces MPGGTGLLKGLSVTLRTMTKRSVTRQYPDVKPVLPPRTRGVIALMEENCTVCMLCSRECPDWCIYIDSHKETVPPKEPGARARTRNILDRFAIDFALCMYCGICVEVCPFDALFWSPEFEYSEYDIRDLTHEKERLREWMYTVPAPPVLDPDGTPAAELVAAEKAEPKVYEAPSLGGGAPVAAPVAAAPAAVEATPAAAAPAEAPAPAAKKPAREHAEIAKEDVGVDQAVFDAAIAAGLPERQARAKAKSAWMKEWKKNNAIEAPSEPEATTAPSPAAGSTEGGGDAAGESGDLKDAEGGPVAGPPDASAASSHDIGEPQIDQEVYDAAIAEGLPDRVARSKAKSAWVKKARKGLA; encoded by the coding sequence ATGCCGGGCGGCACCGGCCTCCTCAAGGGCCTCTCCGTGACGCTGCGGACGATGACCAAGCGGTCCGTCACGCGGCAGTACCCCGACGTGAAGCCCGTGCTGCCCCCGCGTACCCGCGGTGTCATCGCGCTCATGGAGGAGAACTGCACGGTCTGCATGCTGTGCAGCCGCGAGTGCCCCGACTGGTGCATCTACATCGACTCCCACAAGGAGACGGTGCCGCCGAAGGAGCCGGGCGCCCGCGCGCGGACCCGCAACATCCTCGACCGCTTCGCCATCGACTTCGCGCTCTGCATGTACTGCGGCATCTGCGTCGAGGTCTGCCCGTTCGACGCGCTGTTCTGGTCGCCGGAGTTCGAGTACTCCGAGTACGACATCCGCGACCTGACGCACGAGAAGGAACGCCTGCGCGAGTGGATGTACACCGTCCCCGCGCCGCCGGTCCTCGACCCCGACGGCACGCCCGCCGCCGAGCTGGTCGCGGCGGAGAAGGCCGAGCCCAAGGTCTACGAGGCGCCGTCCCTCGGCGGCGGCGCTCCCGTCGCCGCGCCGGTCGCGGCCGCGCCCGCTGCCGTCGAGGCCACGCCGGCCGCCGCCGCTCCCGCGGAGGCCCCGGCGCCCGCCGCGAAGAAGCCCGCGCGCGAGCACGCCGAGATCGCCAAGGAGGACGTCGGCGTCGACCAGGCGGTCTTCGACGCGGCGATCGCGGCAGGCCTGCCCGAGCGCCAGGCCCGCGCCAAGGCCAAGTCGGCGTGGATGAAGGAGTGGAAGAAGAACAACGCGATCGAGGCGCCGTCCGAGCCCGAGGCGACCACAGCCCCTTCCCCCGCGGCCGGGTCCACTGAGGGTGGCGGCGATGCGGCCGGGGAGTCCGGCGACCTAAAGGACGCCGAAGGCGGCCCAGTCGCCGGGCCCCCGGATGCGTCGGCGGCGTCCTCCCACGACATCGGCGAGCCGCAGATCGACCAGGAGGTCTACGACGCCGCCATCGCGGAGGGGCTGCCCGACCGGGTCGCCCGCTCCAAGGCGAAGAGCGCGTGGGTCAAGAAGGCTCGGAAGGGGCTCGCGTGA
- a CDS encoding NADH-quinone oxidoreductase subunit J, producing the protein MTVLAQAPAYTNMPAQEVIFILLGIMTLAAAFAVVTTRNVVHAALWLVVTLAGAAGSYLMLTAEFLAWVQVLIYVGAVIVLLLFGIMLTKAPIGGDDNLSSENRIPAAIVGIASAATLVTLVIDAFRHSYIELGAGTGAAPVGRAIFSSYVLPFEVVSLLLLAALIGSIVLSRRDEEGQ; encoded by the coding sequence GTGACCGTCCTCGCCCAGGCCCCGGCCTACACGAACATGCCCGCGCAGGAGGTCATCTTCATCCTGCTCGGGATCATGACGCTGGCCGCCGCGTTCGCCGTCGTCACGACCCGCAACGTCGTCCACGCCGCGCTCTGGCTCGTCGTCACGCTGGCCGGCGCGGCGGGCTCGTACCTCATGCTCACCGCCGAGTTCCTCGCCTGGGTGCAGGTGCTGATCTACGTCGGCGCGGTCATCGTGCTGCTGCTGTTCGGGATCATGCTGACCAAGGCCCCGATCGGCGGCGACGACAACCTCTCGAGCGAGAACCGCATCCCCGCCGCGATCGTCGGCATCGCCAGCGCGGCGACGCTCGTGACGCTCGTGATCGACGCGTTCCGGCACTCGTACATCGAGCTCGGCGCGGGCACCGGCGCGGCACCGGTCGGGCGGGCGATCTTCAGCTCGTACGTCCTGCCGTTCGAGGTCGTGTCGCTGCTCCTGCTGGCCGCGCTGATCGGCTCGATCGTCCTGTCCCGCCGCGACGAGGAAGGCCAGTAA
- the nuoK gene encoding NADH-quinone oxidoreductase subunit NuoK, with the protein MHLVYPVVLAALLFSIGIYGVLARRNAVLILMSIEIMLNAVNINLIAFNAYLRDPLMGGQIFALFVITVAAAEVGVGLAIVLLIFRNRETVDLDSLRELSDAPPVRPSRAREEAPVR; encoded by the coding sequence ATGCATCTCGTCTACCCCGTCGTGCTGGCGGCGCTGCTGTTCTCGATCGGCATCTACGGCGTCCTCGCGCGCCGCAACGCCGTCCTCATCCTCATGTCGATCGAGATCATGCTCAACGCCGTCAACATCAACCTGATCGCGTTCAACGCCTACCTGCGCGACCCGCTGATGGGCGGGCAGATCTTCGCGCTGTTCGTCATCACGGTCGCGGCCGCCGAGGTCGGCGTCGGCCTGGCGATCGTGCTGCTGATCTTCCGCAACCGCGAGACCGTCGACCTCGACTCGCTCCGCGAGCTGAGCGACGCGCCGCCGGTGCGCCCGTCCCGAGCCCGCGAGGAGGCGCCCGTCCGCTAA
- the nuoL gene encoding NADH-quinone oxidoreductase subunit L: MADYAWIIPTLPAVAFFVILLLGKRLPRGGDFVGIIAIAGSLVVAIGVLIQAFANAGGDEHAAEEGGHAANWVVEKAVVLTKFGNGELTLGMKVDGLAAVMFIVVCVVSLLVQIYSTSYMHGDSRYTFFFAILSMFTTGMLLVTIADNLLLMLVGWEIMGVCSYFLIGHYWEERPNSNAAIKAFITTRIGDVGFMFGIATLFWGAHSFKLTEIIHAAEEGHISRNFIVAGTLLLFCGAIGKSAQFPLHVWLPDAMAGPTPVSALIHAATMVASGIYMVCRLYPVFELSGPALNLIGVLAAITMLMAALIALVQDDIKKVLAYSTVSQLAYMTAGLSVGGYTAGFFHLFTHAAFKALLFLGAGSVIHAVGTNNMSEMGGLKKYMPRTHATFLIGSLALAGLFPLAAFWSKDEIIVDACRAAGFCHELEHVATSPLVGKIVFAATIITALLTAFYTLRMYCLTFLGKYRGTAHPHESPLAMTGPLMVLAVPALFLGLLGSPLLAKGPYFGKVIAFAGQHTHEPHLHLVLGGVSILLFLVGAGVGYSVYGKGMPRRDPTLHMGFATTLFANKFYLDELYLNGLVRPVRTTVSNAAYWLNQNVFDAPPNLAGKAAISAGRGAYSVDQTLVDGAVNGSGRTADYLGRGLRLLQNGNVQAYATAMFIGVVALAVVFSAR, translated from the coding sequence GTGGCGGACTACGCCTGGATCATCCCGACGCTGCCGGCGGTGGCGTTCTTCGTGATCCTGCTGCTCGGCAAGCGGCTGCCCCGCGGCGGCGACTTCGTCGGCATCATCGCGATCGCCGGCTCCCTCGTCGTCGCGATCGGCGTGCTGATCCAGGCGTTCGCCAACGCCGGCGGCGACGAGCACGCCGCGGAGGAAGGCGGCCACGCGGCCAACTGGGTCGTCGAGAAAGCCGTCGTCCTCACGAAGTTCGGCAACGGCGAGCTGACCCTCGGCATGAAGGTCGACGGCCTCGCGGCGGTGATGTTCATCGTCGTCTGCGTCGTGTCGCTGCTCGTGCAGATCTACTCGACGTCGTACATGCACGGCGACAGCCGCTACACGTTCTTCTTCGCGATCCTGTCGATGTTCACGACCGGCATGCTGCTGGTCACCATCGCCGACAACCTCCTGCTGATGCTCGTCGGCTGGGAGATCATGGGCGTCTGCTCGTACTTCCTCATCGGCCACTACTGGGAGGAACGTCCGAACAGCAACGCCGCCATCAAGGCGTTCATCACGACGCGCATCGGCGACGTCGGCTTCATGTTCGGCATCGCGACGCTGTTCTGGGGTGCGCACTCGTTCAAGCTGACGGAGATCATCCATGCGGCCGAGGAAGGCCACATCTCCCGCAACTTCATCGTCGCGGGCACGCTGCTGCTCTTCTGCGGCGCGATCGGCAAGAGCGCGCAGTTCCCGCTGCACGTCTGGCTGCCCGACGCCATGGCGGGCCCGACGCCGGTCTCCGCGCTGATCCACGCCGCGACGATGGTCGCGTCCGGCATCTACATGGTCTGCCGGCTCTACCCGGTGTTCGAGCTGTCGGGTCCCGCGCTCAACCTCATCGGCGTCCTCGCCGCGATCACGATGCTCATGGCGGCGTTGATCGCGCTGGTGCAGGACGACATCAAGAAGGTCCTGGCGTACTCGACCGTCAGCCAGCTCGCGTACATGACCGCGGGCCTGTCGGTGGGCGGCTACACGGCGGGCTTCTTCCACCTGTTCACGCACGCGGCGTTCAAGGCCCTGCTCTTCCTTGGTGCCGGCTCGGTGATCCACGCCGTCGGCACCAACAACATGAGCGAGATGGGCGGCCTCAAGAAGTACATGCCGCGCACGCACGCGACGTTCCTCATCGGCTCGCTGGCACTGGCCGGACTGTTCCCGCTGGCGGCGTTCTGGTCGAAGGACGAGATCATCGTCGACGCCTGCCGCGCGGCCGGCTTCTGCCACGAGCTCGAGCACGTCGCGACGTCGCCGCTGGTCGGCAAGATCGTGTTCGCCGCGACGATCATCACGGCGCTGCTGACGGCGTTCTACACGCTGCGGATGTACTGCCTGACGTTCCTCGGCAAGTACCGCGGCACCGCGCACCCGCACGAGTCGCCGTTGGCGATGACCGGCCCGCTCATGGTGCTCGCTGTGCCCGCGCTGTTCCTCGGCCTGCTCGGCTCGCCGCTGCTGGCGAAGGGGCCGTACTTCGGCAAGGTCATCGCGTTCGCCGGCCAGCACACCCACGAGCCGCACCTGCACCTGGTGCTCGGGGGCGTCTCGATCCTGCTGTTCCTCGTCGGCGCCGGGGTCGGCTACTCGGTCTACGGCAAGGGCATGCCGCGGCGTGACCCGACGCTGCACATGGGCTTCGCGACCACGCTGTTCGCGAACAAGTTCTACCTGGACGAGCTGTACCTCAACGGCCTCGTCCGCCCGGTCCGCACGACGGTCTCCAACGCCGCGTACTGGCTCAACCAGAACGTCTTCGACGCGCCGCCCAACCTCGCGGGCAAGGCGGCGATCTCGGCAGGCCGCGGCGCGTACAGCGTCGACCAGACGCTCGTCGACGGCGCGGTCAACGGCTCCGGCCGGACCGCCGACTACCTCGGCCGCGGACTGCGGCTGCTCCAGAACGGCAACGTGCAGGCGTACGCGACGGCAATGTTCATCGGCGTCGTGGCTCTCGCAGTCGTGTTCTCGGCTCGTTAA
- a CDS encoding NADH-quinone oxidoreductase subunit M encodes MNDVWQDWALTLTVLVPLLGAIVIALTPAAQERAAKGLAVVFSFVTFAVTIGILATYDFSDTVEQFPKHMQFDVNVSWIEAINSRYHLGIDGVSLPLVVLTGLLTFLCAIYSLKVIPAPGKPKALLSLMMLLEVGMMGAFVALDLILFFIFFEIVLVPMFFMIAVWGGPNRGYASVKFFLYTLFGSAFMLLSFLAIYFKSDPHTFDILLLAQSGSHFARDFQMIAFLGMFVGFAIKVPMWPLHTWLPDAHTEAPTIGSVLLAGILLKMGTYGFVRIAMPILPTAAKEYAPWIGILAVIAIIYGSLCCLAQKEIKRMIAFSSVGHMGFVMLGIATMTETGINAALFGNIAHGVITGMLFFIVGSVKERYHTGDIAEIGGGMLAKTPYLGSLLTFVAIASLGLPGLAGFWGEMFALLAAWNPAEGLNRPLFYALAVGGAIGTVLTAGYFLWLLQRVNLGVVPERWKNERFSDVLGIELGAWAPLLVLIVAFGVYPKFVFGITDIAVKGLLAGMGMGEAGAGVGAGH; translated from the coding sequence ATGAACGACGTCTGGCAGGACTGGGCGCTGACGCTGACGGTCCTGGTGCCGTTGCTCGGCGCGATCGTCATCGCCTTGACGCCGGCTGCGCAGGAGCGGGCCGCGAAGGGCCTCGCCGTGGTGTTCTCGTTCGTCACGTTCGCCGTGACGATCGGGATCCTGGCGACCTACGACTTCTCGGACACCGTCGAGCAGTTCCCCAAGCACATGCAGTTCGACGTCAACGTGTCGTGGATCGAGGCCATCAACTCCCGCTACCACCTGGGCATCGACGGCGTCTCGCTGCCGCTCGTCGTCCTGACCGGCCTGCTGACGTTCCTCTGCGCGATCTACTCGCTGAAGGTGATCCCTGCGCCCGGCAAGCCCAAGGCGCTGCTGTCGCTGATGATGCTGCTCGAGGTCGGCATGATGGGCGCGTTCGTCGCGCTCGACCTGATCCTCTTCTTCATCTTCTTCGAGATCGTGCTCGTCCCGATGTTCTTCATGATCGCCGTCTGGGGCGGGCCCAACCGCGGCTACGCCAGCGTGAAGTTCTTCCTCTACACGCTGTTCGGCTCGGCGTTCATGCTGCTGAGCTTCCTCGCGATCTACTTCAAGTCGGACCCGCACACGTTCGACATCCTGCTGCTGGCGCAGAGCGGCAGCCACTTCGCGCGCGACTTCCAGATGATCGCGTTCCTCGGCATGTTCGTCGGCTTCGCGATCAAGGTGCCGATGTGGCCGCTGCACACCTGGCTGCCCGACGCGCACACCGAGGCGCCGACGATCGGCTCGGTCCTGCTGGCCGGCATCCTGCTGAAGATGGGGACGTACGGCTTCGTCCGCATCGCCATGCCGATCCTGCCGACGGCTGCCAAGGAGTACGCGCCGTGGATCGGCATCCTGGCGGTGATCGCGATCATCTACGGCTCCCTGTGCTGTCTGGCACAGAAGGAGATCAAGCGGATGATCGCGTTCTCCTCGGTCGGACACATGGGCTTCGTCATGCTCGGCATCGCGACGATGACCGAGACCGGCATCAACGCCGCGCTGTTCGGCAACATCGCGCACGGCGTCATCACCGGCATGCTGTTCTTCATCGTCGGCTCGGTGAAGGAGCGTTACCACACCGGTGACATCGCGGAGATCGGCGGTGGCATGCTCGCCAAGACGCCGTACCTCGGGTCGCTGCTGACGTTCGTGGCGATCGCGTCTCTGGGCCTGCCAGGGCTGGCCGGCTTCTGGGGTGAGATGTTCGCGCTGCTCGCCGCGTGGAACCCCGCCGAGGGCCTCAACCGGCCGCTCTTCTACGCCCTCGCCGTGGGTGGCGCGATCGGCACCGTGCTCACCGCGGGCTACTTCCTCTGGCTGCTGCAGCGCGTCAACCTCGGCGTCGTTCCCGAGCGCTGGAAGAACGAGCGCTTCAGCGACGTCCTCGGCATCGAGCTCGGCGCGTGGGCGCCGCTGCTGGTCCTCATCGTGGCGTTCGGCGTCTACCCGAAGTTCGTCTTCGGGATCACCGACATCGCGGTCAAGGGCCTGCTCGCGGGCATGGGCATGGGTGAAGCCGGGGCCGGCGTCGGAGCTGGTCACTAG
- a CDS encoding NADH-quinone oxidoreductase subunit N: protein MLQSIDYYAILPELILGGALLLVLIVDLFLPRDRKWLAMPLSLFGVLGSLAATLTFVGNVGGDNARSTFCTGPTAGWSEYPPLADALAAGGDCSFVVDNFAVLFKVIFLVSAAVVLLLSLNYFEEGRYYQGEYYFLLLVSFFGMLTIASSRDLIMLFISLELVSVPGFVIAGFRKTDTRSSESAIKFFLIGVLATAVMLFGMSLVYGLTGSLQLEVIARELATDARTPAALAAVGLVITGFAFKVSAAPFHFWAPDTYQGAPVPVAAFLSVASKAAGFTGLMAVCFIGFAPYADVWGPLLAVLAVITMTLGNLVAIQQRHMVRLLAYSSVAQAGYMLVPFGVAAAAGGRADLADAFAATLSYIAIYSIMNLGVFACVIAVARRTPRNLVADYRGLVKTSPVLAVVLAFFLFCLAGAPPGVAGLFAKFVVFRAAVDGQVVWLAVVMAVNTVIAAYYYLKLAFNLFAGLGEPAGEEPLARVRIPAPIVAAIGLTAVAALVLSVYPQVMLDVTPRAVFALAP from the coding sequence ATGCTGCAGTCCATCGACTACTACGCGATCCTGCCGGAGCTGATCCTCGGCGGGGCGCTGCTGCTCGTCCTGATCGTGGACCTGTTCCTGCCGCGGGACCGCAAGTGGCTGGCGATGCCGCTGTCGCTGTTCGGCGTGCTCGGCTCGCTGGCCGCGACGCTGACGTTCGTCGGCAACGTCGGCGGCGACAACGCGCGGTCGACGTTCTGCACGGGTCCGACGGCCGGCTGGAGCGAGTACCCGCCGCTGGCCGACGCGCTCGCGGCCGGTGGCGACTGCTCGTTCGTCGTCGACAACTTCGCGGTGCTGTTCAAGGTCATCTTCCTGGTGTCCGCCGCGGTCGTGCTGCTCCTCTCGCTGAACTACTTCGAGGAAGGCCGCTACTACCAGGGCGAGTACTACTTCCTGCTCCTGGTGTCGTTCTTCGGGATGCTGACGATCGCGTCGAGCCGCGACCTCATCATGCTGTTCATCTCGCTGGAGCTCGTGTCGGTGCCCGGTTTCGTCATCGCGGGCTTCCGCAAGACCGACACCCGGTCGAGCGAGTCCGCGATCAAGTTCTTCCTCATCGGCGTGCTCGCCACCGCCGTCATGCTCTTCGGCATGAGCCTGGTCTACGGGCTCACCGGCTCGCTGCAGCTCGAGGTCATCGCGCGGGAGCTCGCCACCGACGCGCGGACGCCGGCGGCGCTGGCCGCGGTCGGGCTCGTCATCACCGGCTTCGCGTTCAAGGTGTCGGCGGCGCCGTTCCACTTCTGGGCGCCGGACACCTACCAGGGCGCGCCGGTCCCCGTGGCGGCGTTCCTCTCGGTCGCGTCGAAGGCCGCGGGCTTCACCGGACTCATGGCCGTCTGCTTCATCGGCTTCGCGCCGTACGCCGACGTCTGGGGCCCGCTGCTCGCCGTCCTCGCGGTCATCACGATGACGCTGGGCAACCTCGTCGCGATCCAGCAACGCCACATGGTCCGGCTGCTCGCGTACTCCTCCGTCGCGCAGGCCGGCTACATGCTGGTGCCCTTCGGCGTCGCGGCCGCCGCGGGCGGGCGGGCCGACCTGGCCGACGCGTTCGCGGCGACGCTGTCGTACATCGCGATCTACTCGATCATGAACCTCGGCGTCTTCGCCTGCGTCATCGCGGTCGCCCGCCGTACGCCGCGCAACCTCGTCGCCGACTACCGCGGGCTGGTCAAGACGTCGCCTGTGCTGGCGGTCGTGCTGGCGTTCTTCCTGTTCTGCCTCGCGGGCGCGCCTCCGGGTGTCGCGGGGCTGTTCGCGAAGTTCGTGGTCTTCCGCGCGGCGGTCGACGGTCAGGTCGTCTGGCTCGCGGTCGTCATGGCGGTCAACACGGTCATCGCGGCGTACTACTACCTCAAGCTGGCGTTCAACCTGTTCGCCGGGCTCGGGGAGCCGGCCGGTGAGGAGCCGCTCGCGCGGGTCCGGATCCCGGCCCCGATCGTGGCCGCGATCGGTCTCACCGCGGTCGCCGCGCTGGTGCTGAGCGTGTACCCGCAGGTGATGCTCGACGTGACGCCGCGCGCGGTGTTCGCGCTGGCGCCGTAG
- the htpX gene encoding zinc metalloprotease HtpX, producing the protein MNHSHRNGLKTAVMLTLLSGVILVIGSRFGSGGLWIALVAALAINGGTYFFSDKLALRSMHARPVSEAEAPMLYRIVAELAQVNRMPMPRLYVSPTMQPNAFATGRSPRHAAVCCTEGILALMDERELRGVLGHELAHVANRDILISSVAAGLATVIMFAARMAWFAQLFGGGRSDDEEGGGGLETLALIILGPMAAGLMQMALSRSREYQADATGARVTGDPLALASALRKLHAGAEARPLPATAGLATTSQLMIANPFGGRVGGLGKLFSTHPPMEERVRRLEEMAGVRA; encoded by the coding sequence GTGAACCACTCGCACCGCAACGGCCTCAAGACGGCCGTCATGCTCACCCTGCTCTCCGGCGTCATCCTCGTCATCGGCTCGCGCTTCGGCTCGGGCGGGCTCTGGATCGCGCTGGTGGCCGCGCTCGCCATCAACGGCGGGACGTACTTCTTCAGCGACAAGCTCGCGCTGCGCTCCATGCACGCGCGCCCGGTCAGCGAGGCCGAGGCGCCGATGCTGTACCGGATCGTCGCGGAGCTCGCGCAGGTCAACCGGATGCCGATGCCGCGGCTCTACGTGTCGCCGACGATGCAGCCGAACGCGTTCGCCACCGGCCGCTCGCCGCGCCACGCCGCCGTCTGCTGCACCGAGGGCATCCTCGCGCTGATGGACGAGCGCGAGCTGCGCGGCGTCCTCGGCCACGAGCTGGCGCACGTCGCCAACCGCGACATCCTCATCTCGTCCGTCGCCGCGGGCCTCGCGACGGTCATCATGTTCGCGGCCCGGATGGCGTGGTTCGCGCAGCTCTTCGGCGGCGGCCGTAGCGACGACGAGGAGGGCGGCGGCGGCCTCGAGACGCTGGCACTGATCATCCTCGGGCCGATGGCCGCCGGGCTCATGCAGATGGCGCTGTCGCGGTCGCGGGAGTACCAGGCCGACGCGACGGGCGCGCGCGTGACCGGCGACCCGCTGGCGCTGGCGAGCGCGCTGCGCAAGCTGCACGCCGGCGCCGAGGCGCGGCCGCTGCCCGCGACCGCCGGCCTCGCGACGACGAGCCAGCTCATGATCGCGAACCCGTTCGGCGGGCGCGTGGGCGGGCTCGGCAAGCTGTTCTCGACGCACCCGCCGATGGAGGAGCGCGTACGCCGCCTCGAAGAGATGGCGGGCGTCCGCGCGTAA
- the corA gene encoding magnesium/cobalt transporter CorA has product MLTRVYRNGVLEAEGFDPARVSDYLDEPDTVVWLDVCRPTPGDLAVIADELGLHPLAREDATGRPQRPKVEPYAGHQFLVAYAVAYDAGTRELTTSEVDVFFDDRWLVTVRKEPVFELDAVLAQWEASAALAKHGTAYLLHGLLDVVVEGHFTAISALDDEIEALEEGLFGEGSGGIETQRRTFELRKALVTLRRVVLPMREVLNGLMRRERFAIDAELVPYYQDLYDHVLRATEWADSLRDLISTLLETHLTIQGNRLNEVMKRLTSYAAIVAVPTAVAGIYGMNTRIYPAAGSATGWWFALGLMTAISGFLFFYFRRKDWL; this is encoded by the coding sequence GTGCTGACCCGGGTCTACCGCAACGGCGTCCTCGAGGCCGAGGGGTTCGACCCGGCGCGGGTCTCCGACTACCTCGACGAGCCCGACACCGTCGTCTGGCTCGACGTCTGCCGGCCCACGCCGGGCGACCTCGCGGTCATCGCCGACGAGCTCGGCCTGCACCCGCTCGCCCGCGAGGACGCGACGGGGCGGCCGCAGCGGCCGAAGGTGGAGCCGTACGCCGGGCACCAGTTCCTCGTGGCGTACGCCGTGGCGTACGACGCGGGTACGCGGGAGCTGACGACGTCCGAGGTCGACGTCTTCTTCGACGACCGCTGGCTCGTCACCGTGCGCAAGGAGCCGGTGTTCGAGCTCGACGCGGTGCTCGCGCAGTGGGAGGCGTCGGCGGCGCTGGCGAAACACGGCACGGCGTACCTCCTCCACGGCCTCCTCGACGTCGTCGTCGAGGGGCACTTCACGGCGATCAGCGCGCTCGACGACGAGATCGAGGCGCTGGAGGAGGGGCTGTTCGGGGAGGGGTCGGGCGGGATCGAGACGCAGCGGCGGACGTTCGAGCTGCGGAAGGCGCTCGTGACGCTGCGCCGCGTCGTGCTGCCGATGCGCGAGGTGCTGAACGGCCTCATGCGCAGGGAGCGGTTCGCGATCGACGCCGAGCTGGTGCCGTACTACCAGGACCTGTACGACCACGTGCTGCGCGCCACCGAGTGGGCCGACTCGCTGCGCGACCTCATCTCGACGCTGCTGGAGACGCACCTGACGATCCAGGGGAACCGGCTCAACGAGGTCATGAAGCGGCTGACGTCGTACGCCGCCATCGTCGCGGTGCCGACGGCGGTCGCGGGCATCTACGGCATGAACACCCGCATCTACCCGGCGGCGGGGTCGGCGACGGGGTGGTGGTTCGCGCTCGGCCTGATGACCGCGATCTCCGGCTTCCTCTTCTTCTACTTCCGCCGCAAGGACTGGTTGTAG
- a CDS encoding YajQ family cyclic di-GMP-binding protein: MADPSFDIVSKVDRQEVDNALNQAAKEIANRYDFKDTGSSIEWSGEKVEIRSNSDSRVKAVLEVFQEKLVKRGISLKALQHGEPQPAGGNTSRLTVDIAQGIEDDKAKAIAKKIRAEGPKGIQAQIQGDQLRVSGKKKDDLQAVIALLKDSDFDIPLQFTNYR; this comes from the coding sequence GTGGCCGACCCGTCGTTCGACATCGTGAGCAAGGTGGACCGCCAGGAGGTCGACAACGCCCTGAACCAGGCCGCCAAGGAGATCGCCAACCGGTACGACTTCAAGGACACCGGCTCGTCGATCGAGTGGTCGGGCGAGAAGGTCGAGATCCGCAGCAACTCCGACTCGCGCGTGAAGGCCGTGCTGGAGGTGTTCCAGGAGAAGCTGGTCAAGCGCGGGATCTCCCTCAAGGCGTTGCAGCACGGCGAGCCGCAGCCCGCCGGCGGCAACACCTCCCGCCTCACCGTCGACATCGCCCAGGGCATCGAGGACGACAAGGCGAAGGCGATCGCGAAGAAGATCCGCGCGGAGGGCCCGAAGGGCATCCAGGCGCAGATCCAGGGCGACCAGCTGCGCGTGTCCGGCAAGAAGAAGGACGACCTGCAGGCGGTCATCGCGCTGCTCAAGGACAGCGACTTCGACATCCCCCTGCAGTTCACCAACTACCGCTAG